In a single window of the Streptomyces sp. NBC_00094 genome:
- a CDS encoding sensor histidine kinase, with protein MTLPRPHRIDLYIAATGLVGGLILWSFGLFVTGDHVIGPRWATLIPLTVMAAMEALRRAAPRTALIVATLAIVGDQFTNGNLATVLMFTDVVYAAVVYGTPAQARRIPYTMGLITVTATVVFLVWWQNAVALLVGVITGMISFLPAITGAVVRNHREAADAARLRAEQTALLAEMDRAQAVVAERSRMARELHDMVANHLSAIAIHSTAALSLDEPATTRQALTVIRENSVAGLAEMRRLIGLLREGSGDTEPAAAPTLAGLDALVAQAAANAEPSGLVLALDDTRESGAGLPAPVELAAYRIVQESLTNALKHAAPGEVRVTLGQDPGALWVRVTSPYGERPGPTAPGSGAGLVGMRERVALLDGVFEAGPVTDDEGRKRWRVRAELPVDASDEERA; from the coding sequence GTGACGCTTCCCCGCCCGCACCGCATCGACCTGTACATCGCCGCCACCGGGCTGGTCGGCGGCCTGATCCTGTGGTCGTTCGGACTCTTCGTGACCGGGGACCACGTCATCGGGCCGCGCTGGGCGACGCTGATCCCGCTGACCGTGATGGCCGCGATGGAGGCCCTGCGCCGGGCCGCTCCCCGGACCGCCCTGATCGTCGCCACCCTGGCGATCGTCGGCGACCAGTTCACCAACGGCAATCTCGCCACGGTCCTGATGTTCACGGACGTGGTCTACGCGGCGGTGGTGTACGGCACGCCCGCCCAGGCCCGGCGCATCCCGTACACCATGGGTCTGATCACCGTCACGGCCACGGTGGTCTTCCTCGTCTGGTGGCAGAACGCGGTCGCGCTCCTCGTGGGCGTGATCACCGGCATGATCTCCTTCCTCCCGGCGATCACGGGCGCGGTCGTCCGCAACCACCGGGAGGCGGCCGACGCCGCCCGGCTGCGCGCCGAACAGACCGCGCTGCTCGCCGAGATGGACCGGGCGCAGGCGGTGGTGGCCGAGCGGTCGCGGATGGCGCGCGAGCTGCACGACATGGTGGCGAACCACCTCTCGGCGATCGCGATCCACTCCACGGCCGCGCTCTCGCTCGACGAGCCGGCCACCACCCGGCAGGCGCTGACCGTGATCCGGGAGAACAGCGTGGCGGGGCTCGCGGAGATGCGGCGCCTCATCGGGCTGCTGCGGGAGGGCAGCGGGGACACGGAGCCTGCCGCCGCTCCCACGCTCGCCGGGCTGGACGCGCTGGTGGCCCAGGCCGCGGCGAACGCGGAGCCCAGCGGTCTGGTGCTCGCCCTCGACGACACCCGGGAGAGCGGCGCGGGGCTCCCGGCGCCGGTGGAGCTGGCCGCGTACCGGATCGTCCAGGAGTCCCTGACGAACGCGCTCAAGCACGCGGCGCCCGGGGAGGTGCGGGTGACCCTGGGCCAGGACCCGGGGGCGCTGTGGGTGCGGGTGACGAGTCCGTACGGGGAGCGGCCCGGGCCGACCGCGCCCGGTTCGGGGGCCGGTCTCGTGGGGATGCGGGAGCGGGTGGCACTGCTCGACGGGGTCTTCGAGGCGGGTCCGGTCACGGACGACGAGGGACGGAAACGGTGGCGGGTCCGGGCGGAGCTGCCCGTGGACGCGAGCGACGAGGAGCGGGCATGA
- a CDS encoding cob(I)yrinic acid a,c-diamide adenosyltransferase, translating to MVNLTRIYTRTGDQGTTALGDMSRTAKTDLRISAYADANEANAVIGTAVALGQLDEEVVKVLVRVQNDLFDVGADLCTPVVEDPKYPPLRVEQSYVDKLEADCDRFLEELEKLRSFILPGGTPGAALLHQACTVVRRAERSTWAALEVHGESMNALTATYLNRLSDLLFILARVANKEVGDVLWVPGGER from the coding sequence ATGGTCAATCTGACGCGCATCTACACCCGTACCGGCGACCAGGGCACCACCGCCCTCGGTGACATGAGCCGGACCGCCAAGACGGATCTGCGGATCTCGGCCTACGCCGACGCCAACGAGGCCAACGCCGTCATCGGCACGGCCGTCGCCCTCGGGCAGCTGGACGAGGAGGTCGTGAAGGTCCTCGTCCGCGTCCAGAACGACCTGTTCGATGTGGGCGCGGACCTGTGCACGCCGGTCGTGGAGGACCCGAAGTACCCGCCGCTGCGTGTCGAGCAGTCGTACGTCGACAAGCTGGAGGCCGACTGCGACCGCTTCCTTGAGGAGCTGGAGAAGCTGCGCTCCTTCATCCTGCCGGGCGGCACGCCCGGTGCGGCGCTGCTGCACCAGGCGTGCACGGTGGTCCGGCGGGCGGAGCGCTCCACGTGGGCGGCCCTCGAGGTGCACGGCGAGTCGATGAACGCCCTGACCGCCACGTACCTCAACCGGCTCTCCGACCTCCTGTTCATCCTGGCCAGGGTGGCCAACAAGGAGGTCGGAGACGTGCTCTGGGTACCCGGCGGAGAGCGCTAG
- a CDS encoding cysteine desulfurase family protein: MATIYLDHQATTPTDPAVVEAMTFAATHCYANPSSPHAAGIRAFREVERARGAVARLIGAARSEIYFTSGATEGNNLAIKGVVTPGERRHVVTTAVEHKSVLDSCRALRAAGHDVTVLPVDTEGRVSPRQVATALRPDTALVSVMLANNETSTIQPVAEIGAVTRAVGVPLHCDATQGVGSLPVDVRALGVDLLTFSGHKIYGPKGVGVLYVSNRLSDRAPLAPLLHGGGQERGLRAGTVNTAAVIGLGAAVGVLTTGREEEAVRLAGLRERFLSTLAELVPYALNSGTGPGFLPHAVNLSFEGTDAQQLLLEVTDIAVSTGSACNSAAQEPSHVLTATGLTPERIRGSIRVGFGRFTTEEDVVHAARALAAGVSRPAVGAA; encoded by the coding sequence ATGGCCACGATCTATCTCGACCACCAGGCGACCACACCGACCGACCCGGCGGTCGTCGAGGCGATGACCTTCGCCGCCACCCACTGCTACGCCAACCCGTCCAGCCCGCACGCGGCCGGCATCCGCGCCTTCCGCGAGGTCGAGCGGGCGCGCGGAGCCGTCGCCCGGCTGATCGGGGCGGCGCGCAGCGAGATCTACTTCACCTCGGGCGCGACGGAGGGCAACAACCTCGCGATCAAGGGGGTCGTCACACCCGGCGAACGGCGCCACGTGGTGACCACGGCCGTGGAACACAAGTCCGTCCTCGACAGCTGCCGTGCCCTGCGGGCCGCCGGGCACGACGTGACCGTGCTGCCCGTCGACACCGAGGGCAGGGTCTCCCCGCGCCAGGTGGCGACGGCGCTCCGGCCGGACACCGCGCTGGTCTCGGTGATGCTGGCGAACAACGAGACCTCCACGATCCAGCCGGTGGCGGAGATCGGCGCGGTCACGCGGGCCGTCGGCGTGCCGCTGCACTGCGACGCGACGCAGGGCGTGGGCTCCCTCCCGGTCGACGTCCGAGCGCTCGGCGTCGACCTCCTCACCTTCTCGGGACACAAGATCTACGGCCCGAAGGGCGTCGGCGTCCTGTACGTCTCCAACCGTCTGTCGGACCGCGCCCCGCTGGCACCCCTGCTGCACGGCGGCGGCCAGGAGCGCGGACTGCGCGCGGGCACGGTCAACACCGCCGCCGTCATCGGTCTGGGCGCGGCCGTCGGCGTGCTCACGACGGGCCGGGAGGAGGAGGCGGTCCGGCTGGCCGGACTGCGGGAGCGGTTCCTGTCCACGCTCGCCGAGCTGGTCCCGTACGCGCTGAACAGCGGCACGGGACCGGGGTTCCTGCCGCACGCGGTGAACCTGTCCTTCGAGGGCACCGATGCCCAGCAGCTGCTCCTGGAGGTCACGGACATCGCGGTGTCGACGGGTTCGGCCTGCAACAGTGCGGCGCAGGAGCCCTCGCACGTCCTCACGGCGACCGGTCTCACGCCGGAGCGGATCCGGGGCAGCATCCGGGTGGGCTTCGGCCGCTTCACCACCGAGGAGGACGTCGTCCACGCTGCCCGCGCACTGGCGGCCGGGGTCTCGCGCCCGGCGGTCGGGGCGGCCTGA
- a CDS encoding DMT family transporter — protein MRPYALGAAPAPLLLLTGMVSLQFGSAFAKRLFEETGPTGATLLRLLIAAALLCLLSRPAPRLLRVHWRLLLPYGAVFAVMQFAFYEATSRLPLGVVVTLEFSGPLLLAAVTSRRALDRLWVAVAAVGLLVLGGTRGMDDPVGLAASLLTGAALTGYILLGARVGRAVPGGSGLALGLTVAAVLALPTAPALGLPSPGVLLEPGVLGAALAVAVLTTVVPFSLEFAALRRLPPRVFAVLSTVEPVIAALVGLALLGERLSPAQWAAVLCVVTAAVGTARRPTAPDEPPAPSDRSPSRKNGVHT, from the coding sequence ATGCGTCCGTACGCCCTGGGAGCCGCCCCCGCGCCCCTGCTGCTCCTGACCGGCATGGTCAGCCTGCAGTTCGGCTCCGCCTTCGCGAAGCGGCTCTTCGAGGAGACCGGCCCGACCGGCGCGACCCTGCTGCGCCTCCTCATCGCCGCCGCCCTGCTCTGCCTCCTGTCCCGGCCAGCGCCACGGCTCCTTCGCGTCCACTGGCGACTGCTGCTCCCCTACGGGGCCGTCTTCGCCGTCATGCAGTTCGCCTTCTACGAAGCGACCTCCCGGCTGCCCCTCGGCGTCGTCGTGACGCTGGAGTTCAGCGGACCGCTCCTGCTCGCGGCGGTCACCTCGCGGCGCGCGCTCGACCGGCTCTGGGTGGCGGTCGCGGCCGTCGGCCTGCTCGTGCTCGGCGGTACGCGGGGCATGGACGATCCGGTCGGCCTCGCCGCGAGCCTGCTCACCGGCGCGGCGCTGACCGGCTACATCCTCCTCGGCGCCCGGGTGGGCCGCGCGGTCCCCGGCGGCTCCGGCCTGGCGCTCGGCCTGACCGTGGCCGCCGTCCTCGCGCTGCCCACCGCTCCCGCCCTCGGCCTGCCCTCCCCCGGGGTCCTGCTCGAACCCGGGGTACTCGGGGCCGCACTGGCGGTGGCGGTCCTGACGACCGTCGTCCCCTTCTCGCTGGAGTTCGCCGCGCTGCGCCGGCTGCCGCCCCGGGTCTTCGCCGTGCTGTCCACGGTGGAGCCGGTCATCGCGGCCCTGGTGGGCCTGGCCCTCCTCGGCGAACGGCTCTCACCCGCCCAATGGGCCGCCGTGCTCTGCGTGGTGACCGCGGCCGTCGGCACCGCCCGCCGGCCGACGGCACCCGACGAGCCCCCCGCACCATCCGATCGATCCCCTTCCCGGAAGAACGGAGTGCACACGTGA
- a CDS encoding 3-hydroxyacyl-CoA dehydrogenase family protein, with translation MARKLAVIGAGLMGSGIAQVSAQAGWDVVLRDVTDAALTRGTDGIKASYDRFVAKGKLSAADAEAALGRITATTELEAVADADIIVEAVFENLDVKHEIFRSLDKVAKDGAVLASNTSAIPITKIAAVTERPEAVVGTHFFSPVPMMQLCELVRGYKTSDATLATAREFAESVGKTCIVVNRDVAGFVTTRLIAALVVEAAKLHESGVATAEDIDIACKLGFGHAMGPLATADLTGIDILVNAANNIYTESQDEKFAPPELMRRMVDAGDIGRKSGQGFYKH, from the coding sequence GTGGCCAGGAAGCTCGCCGTCATCGGGGCCGGACTCATGGGGTCCGGCATCGCGCAGGTCTCGGCACAGGCAGGCTGGGACGTCGTCCTGCGTGACGTCACCGACGCCGCCCTGACCCGCGGCACCGACGGAATCAAGGCGTCGTACGACCGGTTCGTCGCCAAGGGCAAGCTGAGCGCCGCCGACGCCGAGGCCGCACTCGGCCGGATCACCGCCACGACCGAGCTCGAGGCCGTCGCCGACGCCGACATCATCGTCGAGGCCGTCTTCGAGAACCTCGACGTCAAGCACGAGATCTTCCGCTCGCTCGACAAGGTCGCCAAGGACGGCGCCGTCCTCGCCTCCAACACCTCCGCGATCCCGATCACCAAGATCGCCGCGGTGACCGAGCGCCCCGAGGCCGTCGTCGGCACCCACTTCTTCTCGCCGGTCCCGATGATGCAGCTCTGCGAGCTCGTCCGCGGCTACAAGACGAGCGACGCCACCCTCGCCACCGCCCGGGAGTTCGCCGAGTCGGTCGGCAAGACCTGCATCGTCGTCAACCGTGACGTGGCCGGCTTCGTCACCACCCGGCTCATCGCCGCCCTCGTCGTCGAGGCCGCCAAGCTCCACGAGTCGGGCGTCGCCACCGCCGAGGACATCGACATCGCCTGCAAGCTCGGCTTCGGCCACGCCATGGGCCCGCTCGCCACCGCCGACCTCACCGGCATCGACATCCTGGTGAACGCGGCCAACAACATCTACACCGAGTCCCAGGACGAGAAGTTCGCGCCCCCGGAGCTGATGCGCCGGATGGTGGACGCGGGTGACATCGGGCGCAAGAGCGGGCAGGGCTTCTACAAGCACTGA
- a CDS encoding STAS domain-containing protein — protein MHIRGDHVELVVGGRLDVRSAADARTVLHSAVDDGVGDLVLDLTGLDSWDATGLGVIMGAHRRAGRCGRRLVLRGVPPQMQRLLVATRLHRILAIEGGLAAESLPRV, from the coding sequence ATGCACATCAGGGGCGACCACGTCGAGCTGGTCGTCGGGGGCCGCCTCGACGTCCGCAGCGCTGCGGACGCCCGTACGGTCCTGCACTCTGCCGTCGACGACGGTGTCGGCGACCTCGTGCTCGACCTGACCGGCCTCGACTCCTGGGACGCGACCGGACTCGGCGTGATCATGGGTGCCCACCGGCGGGCCGGGCGCTGCGGCCGGCGCCTCGTCCTGCGCGGGGTGCCACCCCAGATGCAGCGGCTGCTCGTGGCCACCCGGCTCCACCGCATCCTCGCCATCGAGGGCGGTCTCGCCGCGGAGTCGCTGCCCCGGGTGTGA
- a CDS encoding ATP-binding protein, with protein sequence MDPINPGSEEYGHDTEGEDARPALGAALPERSPASPARARVVRLVSGELLLTVNPVDGSEIEPCPPGQEPGAPRRRTPEERAEAARAAAPSVPPGPAAPELPLLERQDQRERLAEILARGRSARLTGPAGSGRTALLDAVAADCAELAPDGVVRLSGHHRTPAELLHELFTAVRYAPNHRPDRTTLPDRLRDIGAVVVVDDLEFGGAALDELLAAAPECAFLLAAAPDAPAASADAHVEEVALAGLGRGAALTLLESAVGRTLTDEEANWAGDLWFESEGLPLRFVQAGALLRQRDRLRVTPAEFDAFGALEEAFGPADPAAAAAVAAAAFDGIDDPDIELREIPLPSLGEGAAPAALLASRLSRSAQTALRFAVALGGELPHQAHLPALVGDTHADAALGELLASGLLSPVGSRYRLATGVLTQLLAHGYGHDAADRVHSAGRHYAWWAGHPSVTPDRAAAESDALLAALAALVPSAGTGAGSDAEGDAERRATAVLLARTAAPAFAAGLHWGAWERALRAGQEAARLTGDVAEEAYFHHELGVLAICAGNLERARAELEASIGMRGVLADKRGTVAGRRALALVADLSGDHDTPVAARAEEPVSPPRGTPALRRRPDRPASPEPLTAPLPGGPAQAVALTAPTASAAPAFPAFPDFADEGPTLITRPDTVRDGGRPGLAGGILTGARRNLAAVGAGALLVVVLGTVVTLGATSGSGDDPATNRVTSDSTATEGGTGDGLDGDEPPAEGEAGEGGESGEPTHSGSPSASGSDGTSPSASSTDSPTSPGASGSPSASGSSSAPSSSAPSPSGSPTGTTAPATTQPPASPSTTTRPPRPSTTPPTTTTPPPPTTTPPTTPPQTTTPPPTTTSPPATGENSPSNSASATLGGGPSVSDSPAASETTTV encoded by the coding sequence ATGGACCCGATCAACCCTGGGTCGGAGGAGTACGGTCACGACACCGAGGGCGAGGACGCCCGCCCCGCACTCGGCGCGGCCCTGCCCGAGCGCTCACCCGCGTCCCCCGCCCGCGCCCGCGTCGTCCGCCTCGTCTCCGGCGAGCTGCTCCTCACCGTCAACCCCGTCGACGGCAGCGAGATCGAGCCCTGCCCGCCCGGCCAGGAGCCCGGGGCCCCCCGCCGACGCACCCCCGAGGAGCGCGCCGAGGCCGCCCGCGCCGCCGCACCCTCCGTACCCCCCGGGCCCGCCGCCCCCGAGCTGCCCCTCCTCGAACGCCAGGACCAGCGCGAGCGGCTCGCCGAGATCCTCGCCCGCGGCCGCTCCGCCCGCCTGACCGGCCCCGCCGGCTCCGGCCGCACCGCCCTCCTCGACGCGGTCGCCGCCGACTGCGCGGAGCTCGCCCCCGACGGCGTCGTCCGCCTCTCCGGCCACCACCGGACCCCCGCCGAACTCCTCCACGAGCTCTTCACCGCCGTCCGGTACGCCCCGAACCACCGGCCCGACCGGACCACGCTCCCCGACCGGCTCCGCGACATCGGCGCCGTCGTCGTCGTCGACGACCTGGAGTTCGGCGGCGCCGCCCTCGACGAGCTCCTCGCCGCCGCCCCCGAGTGCGCCTTCCTCCTCGCCGCCGCCCCCGACGCGCCCGCCGCCTCGGCCGACGCCCACGTCGAGGAGGTCGCCCTCGCCGGCCTCGGCCGCGGCGCCGCCCTCACGCTTCTGGAGAGCGCCGTCGGCCGCACCCTCACCGACGAGGAGGCCAACTGGGCCGGCGACCTGTGGTTCGAGTCCGAGGGCCTCCCGCTGCGCTTCGTCCAGGCCGGGGCGCTGCTCCGCCAGCGCGACCGGCTGCGCGTCACCCCGGCGGAGTTCGACGCCTTCGGCGCCCTCGAGGAGGCCTTCGGACCGGCCGACCCGGCGGCGGCCGCAGCCGTCGCCGCCGCGGCCTTCGACGGGATCGACGACCCCGACATCGAACTGCGCGAGATACCCCTGCCCAGCCTCGGCGAGGGCGCCGCGCCCGCGGCCCTCCTCGCCTCCCGCCTCAGCCGCTCCGCCCAGACGGCCCTGCGCTTCGCCGTCGCCCTCGGCGGCGAACTCCCGCACCAGGCCCACCTGCCGGCCCTCGTCGGCGACACCCACGCCGACGCCGCCCTCGGTGAACTCCTCGCCTCCGGCCTGCTCTCCCCGGTCGGCAGCCGCTACCGGCTCGCCACCGGCGTCCTCACCCAGCTCCTCGCCCACGGGTACGGACACGACGCCGCCGACCGCGTCCACAGCGCGGGCCGGCACTATGCCTGGTGGGCCGGCCACCCCTCCGTCACCCCCGACCGCGCCGCCGCCGAGTCCGACGCCCTGCTCGCCGCCCTGGCCGCCCTCGTCCCGAGCGCCGGCACGGGGGCCGGGTCCGACGCCGAAGGCGACGCGGAGCGCCGGGCCACCGCCGTCCTCCTCGCCCGCACCGCCGCACCCGCCTTCGCCGCGGGACTGCACTGGGGCGCCTGGGAACGCGCCCTGCGCGCCGGTCAGGAGGCCGCCCGGCTCACCGGGGACGTCGCCGAGGAGGCGTACTTCCATCACGAGCTCGGCGTCCTCGCGATCTGCGCCGGAAACCTGGAGCGGGCCCGCGCCGAGCTGGAGGCCTCCATCGGCATGAGGGGGGTGCTCGCCGACAAGCGCGGCACCGTCGCCGGACGCCGGGCGCTCGCGCTCGTCGCCGACCTCTCGGGGGACCACGACACCCCGGTCGCCGCCCGCGCCGAGGAGCCCGTCTCCCCGCCGAGGGGGACACCCGCCCTGAGGCGCCGTCCGGACCGCCCCGCGTCCCCGGAGCCGCTCACGGCCCCGCTGCCCGGCGGCCCGGCACAGGCCGTGGCTCTCACGGCTCCCACGGCTTCCGCGGCTCCCGCGTTCCCCGCGTTCCCCGACTTCGCCGACGAGGGCCCGACGCTCATCACGCGCCCCGACACCGTCCGGGACGGCGGCCGCCCGGGCCTCGCGGGGGGCATCCTCACCGGCGCCCGCCGCAACCTCGCCGCCGTCGGCGCGGGCGCGCTCCTGGTGGTCGTCCTCGGCACCGTCGTCACCCTCGGCGCGACCTCCGGCAGCGGCGACGACCCCGCCACCAACCGCGTCACCTCCGACAGCACGGCGACCGAGGGCGGCACCGGCGACGGCCTCGACGGCGACGAGCCGCCGGCCGAGGGCGAGGCGGGGGAGGGCGGCGAGTCGGGCGAGCCCACGCACTCCGGCTCCCCGAGCGCCTCCGGCTCCGACGGCACCTCGCCGTCGGCCTCGTCGACGGACTCGCCGACGAGCCCCGGCGCCTCCGGCTCCCCGAGTGCGTCGGGCTCGTCCTCGGCCCCGTCCTCCTCGGCGCCGTCTCCTTCGGGCAGCCCGACGGGCACCACGGCTCCCGCCACGACCCAGCCGCCGGCGAGCCCGTCGACCACTACGCGCCCGCCGCGCCCGTCGACCACGCCTCCGACGACCACGACGCCGCCGCCCCCGACCACCACCCCGCCGACCACCCCGCCCCAGACGACCACGCCGCCTCCGACGACGACCAGCCCTCCGGCGACGGGGGAGAACTCCCCCAGCAACTCCGCCTCGGCGACCCTCGGCGGCGGCCCCTCCGTCTCCGACAGCCCCGCCGCCTCGGAGACGACGACCGTCTGA